The Stenotrophomonas maltophilia genome segment TGAAGATCGGCTTCGCGCCGAACGCCGCCCCATTGTCGTTCGCCGACGAGGATGGCAGGCCCAGCGGCCTGGCCAGCGAGTACCTGGCGCGGCTGATGCAGGCCGGTGCCAACCTGCAGGCGCAGAACAGCCATGACTGGTACGAGGTGCGCGAGAAGGCGCGCCGCGGCGAGCTGCAGGCGGTGATGGGCATTCCGGTCGATTCGCACTATCTGGGCCCGGACTGGGTGTACAGCCAACCCTTCATCAGCGTGCCGAACGTGATCGTCAGCCGCCACGACAGCCCGGCGCTGCTGGGCCTGTCCGACCTCCAGGACAAGCGCGTACTGCTGTCGGATCCGGAGCGCGTACGCGGTTACGTGCTGCAGCAGGCGCCGCAGGCCAGGATCGTCGCCGCGCGCAGCGCCGAACAGGCCATGCAACGCCTGATCGATGGTGAGGCCGACGCCTACGTGGGCAATCTGGCCCTGGTCGACCACCTGCTGCGCACGCGTTTCCCGGGGCGCCTGCAGGTTGCCGCGCCCGCGGGCTTCAACGACCAGCTGGCACTGGCCGTGGAGCGCCGGCATGCGGCGCTCGCCACGACCTTCGATCGCTTGCTGCTGCAGATGACGCCACGCGAGCGCGAAGCGCTGCGCGGCGACTGGCTGGCGGTGGAGTACCACAACGGCATCGACTGGCGAAGCACGCTGCGCTGGGGTGTACCGCTGCTGCTGGTGCTGCTGACCGCGCTGCTGGTGCATGGCATCGGCTACTGGCGCCTGCGCCGCGAGGTGGCCGGGCGCCGCCAGCTGGAGCAGCGCCTGGCCGAAGTGACCGACAACCTGCCTGCCGTGGTCTACCAGGCCCGTCGCGAGGTTGATGGCACGCTCCGCTTCCCGTTCATTGCCGGTGACCTCCAGGCGCTGTTCGGGATCACCCGGCAGCAGGCTGAGCAGGACGCCACGATGTTGCTGGAACGCGTCGAAGAGGACGATCGCGCGCGCATCCTGCAGGCGGTCGAACAGGCCGCGCACCAGTTCGCACCGCTCATGCTGGAATTCCGCCTGCGGGGCAATGGAGCAGGCCCGCGCTGGGTGCGCACCCAGGCGCAACCCTATGCCGCCGAAGCCGGTGTGGTGACCTGGAGTGGCTACTGGGTGGATGCCAGCGAGGCTCGTGCACAAGCGGATGCCCTGACCGCAGCCAAGGCCGAGGCCGAGCAGGCGGCCGAAGCGAAATCCCGCTTCCTGGCCACCATGAGCCATGAGATCCGCACGCCGATGAGTGGCGTGCTGGGGATGCTGGAAGTGCTGGCGCACTCACCGCTGGATGCAGAGCAGAAACGCATCCTTGGCGTGATCGAGGATTCGGCGCAGATGCTCCGGCAGATCCTTGACGACATCCTTGACTACTCGCGGCTGGAGGCCAACGCATTGCGGCTGGAGCCGGTACCGCAGCCGCTGCGGCCGTTGCTGGAAAGCGTGTGCCGGTTGTTGTCGGCGCAGGCCAGCGCACGTGGGCTGGACCTGCACGTGCAGATCGATCCGCAGCTGGCAGCCGCGCACGAAGTGGATGGCGTGCGCCTGCGCCAGATCGTGTTCAACCTGCTCAGCAACGCCATCAAGTTCACCGTGCGCGGCGAAGTGCGGCTGCAGCTGGAAGTGCTGGGGCCGACCGCCGAAGACGGCAGCCAGCCGCTGTGCCTGAGCGTCACCGATACCGGCATCGGCATCGCACCGGAACAGTTGCAGCACCTGTTTGCGCCGTTCACCCAGGCCGGTGCGTACATCCAGCGCGACCATGGTGGAACCGGCCTGGGCCTGAGCATCTGCCAGCGCCTGGTGCAGATGATGGACGGCGAGCTGGAACTGCACAGCACGCTGGGCGAGGGCACCCGCGCCGAGGTGCGGCTGTCGCTGGTGGAAGCCGGCAGCAGTGATGTTGAAGCGCTGGTCGCCGAGCAGGAACAGGCGGCGCTGCTGCCGCCCGCACTGCGCCAGGCACGCGTGCTGGTGATCGAAGATCATCCGACCAACCAGGCGATGATGGCCTGGCGGCTGCAGCAGCTGGGTGTACCACATGTGCTGGTCGGCGATGGCCAGCAGGGGCTGGATCGCCTGGCATCGGAGCACTTTGATCTGGTCATTACCGATTGCCGGATGCCGGTACTGGATGGTTTCGCCTTCACCCGCCTGCTGCGCGAACGCGAAGGCCGCAACGGCCAGCCGCGGCTGACCGTACTGGCGCTGACCGCCAGCGTGCTGGACGACGATGCACGTCGTTGCCGTGAAGCCGGGATGGATGAGGTGCTGGCCAAGCCATTGTCATTGGCGACACTGCGCGCGGCACTGCTGCGCTGGTTGCCGCAGGCGCAGGGGCAACGGTTCGAGGAGCCGCTGGCCGAGTCCGCTGCCGTCGATGACAGGACGCTGCCCGATCTGGACAGCCTGCAGCGGCGCTTCGGCTCACGTGCGGTGGCCGAGCAGTTGCGCGACAGCCTGCTGCAGGCCAGTGCAGGTGACCTGGCCGCTGTGCAGCGCGCGCTGGAGGCCGGCGACCGTGAGGCTGCCGCGCTGCACCTGCATCGCCAGGCCGGTGGCTTGGGCGCGGTGGGAGCGACGGTGCTGGCTGCGCAGGCCAATGCCCTGGTCGAGCGCCTGCAGGATGCGGCCGAGACCGATCCGGTGCCCTTGTTCACCGCGGTGGCGGCATTCGTGGCGCGGCTGCAACAGCAGTTGCAGCGCCTGGCTCACTGAGCCGACTGCTGCTGCAGGTAGGCGATCACCAGCGCACGGCGTTCGGCGCTGGGGAAGGCGTTGTACATGCGTGTGCCCGGTACAACATGGGTGGGTGACTGCAGGAACGCATCCAGGGTCTGCGCGGACCAGGTGATGTCGGCGCGGCGCATGCCGTCGGAATAGCCGTAGTCGGGCAGGCTGCCGGCGCGACGGCCGATCACGCCGTGCAGGTTCGGGCCGAAGCGGTGGATGCCGCCAGGCTGCACGGTGTGGCAGCCGGCACACAACTCGAACGCGCGTTGCATGGCCTGCTGCTGCGCCTGTTCCGGCGTGGCGGGCGCTGCAGGCGGGCGCTGGCAGGCCGTGGCGGCCAGGGCCACGGCAACAGCGATGAGCAGGAATGATGCACGCATGGGCGGGCAGGATAGCGGTGCGTGGCAAGCGACGGGCTGCGACGCTCGGTCGCAGCCCGTGGCGTTCACATGCCCGAGTAGTTCGGGCCGCCGCCGCCCTGCGGGGTCACCCACACGATGTTCTGGGTGGGGTCCTTGATGTCGCAGGTCTTGCAGTGCACGCAGTTCTGCGCGTTGATCTGCAGGCGCGCGCTGTCGGCTTCGCCGACGAACTCGTACACGCCGGCCGGGCAGTAGCGCGCTTCCGGGCCTGCGTACTCGGCCAGGTTCACCTTCACCGGAATGCTCGGGTCCTTCAGCGTCAGGTGGCTGGGCTGGTTCTCGTCGTGGTTGGTGCTGCTCAGGAACACCGAGCTGAGCCGGTCGAAGGTCAGCACGCCATCCGGCTTCGGGTAGGCGATGCGGGTGTGCTTGGCGGCCGGTTCCAGGCAGGCGTGGTCGGGCTGGGTGCGGTGCAGGGTCCACGGCGGGTTGCGCACGCCCAGCTTGGGAAGCAGCCACTGCTCCACGCCGGTCATCAGCGTGGCCACGGTCTGGCCCTTCTTGAACCACTGCTTGAAGTTCTTGGCCTGCTGCAGTTCGGTGAACAGCCAGCTGGCTTTGAACGCCGTCGGGTAGGCACTCAGTTCATCGTGCTGGCGGTCGGCGGCCAGTGCATCGAACGCGGCGTCGGCGCACAGCATGCCGGTCTTGATCGCGGCGTGGCTGCCCTTGATGCGGCTGGCGTTGAGGTAGCCGGCCTCGCAGCCGACCAGTGCGCCACCGGGGAACACGGTCTTCGGCAGCGACAGCAGGCCGCCGGCAGTGATCGCGCGCGCGCCGTAGCCGATGCGGGTGCCGCCTTCCAGGTGCTTGCGGATGGACGGATGGGTCTTGAAACGCTGGAACTCTTCAAACGGGCTCAGCCACGGGTTCCTGTAGTCCAGGCCGACCACGTAGCCGATGGCGACCTTGCCGCCGTCGGCGTGGTACAGGAACGCGCCGCCGTAGGTGTCGCTGTCCAGCGGCCAGCCGGCGGCATGCACCACCAGGCCCGGCTCATGCTTGGCCGGGTCGATCTGCCACAGTTCCTTGATGCCGATGCCGTAGGCCTGCGGGTCCTTGCCTTCGTCCAGCTTGTAGCGGGCGATCAGCTGGCGGCCGAGGTGGCCGCGTGCGCCTTCGGCGAAGATCGTGTACCTGGCGTGCAGCGCCATGCCGCGCTCGAAGGCCGGGCCGATGCTGCCGTCCTTCTCGATGCCCATGTCGCCGGTCGCTACGCCGATCACTTCACCGTTGTCGCCATACAGCACTTCGGCGGCGGCAAAGCCCGGGAAGATCGCCACTTCCAGCGCCTCGGCCTGCTGCGCCAGCCAGCGGGTCACTTCGCCCAGGCTGATGATGTAGTTGCCTTCGTTGTGGAAGCACTCCGGCAGCAGCGCGTTGGGCGTGCTGCGTGCGCCGGTTTCGCTGAGGAACAGGAATTCGTCGCGGGTGACCTTCTGCTTCAGCGGTGCGCCACGCTCGGCCCAGTCCGGGAACAGTTCGGTCAGCGCGCGCGGATCCATCACCGCGCCGGACAGCACGTGCGCGCCTGGTTCGGACCCCTTCTCCAGCACGCACACCGACAACTCGCGGCCGGCTTCGATCGCGCGCTGGCGCAGGCGGATCGCGGTGGCCAGGCCGGCGGGGCCGGCGCCGACGATCACCACGTCGAATTCCATTACTTCACGCGGGGGCAGGGCGTTGGCTTCAGCGCTCATCGATTGCATGACTCGTGGGTAGGGCCGGCATCGGGGCCACCGGCGGTGCCTGGGAATCGCGCGTGCGGCCACGGGCGAAACGGTTGTTTGAATGTGTCAGGGTACCGGGACGCGCGTGATCGAGCTAGATCGCCGATGTTCACACCCGGATTGCTGCAATGCAGCGTAGGGCCGCAGCTCTGGTGGGTGCCGACCTTGGTCGGCACGCTCTGCCCGGATGACCGACAATGGCCCGGTCCTGACTGCGCGTGAGTGCCATGGCTTTGCATCCGTACGATCTGTTCGATGTCCGTTCCCTGCTCAACGAGGAAGAGCGCGCGGTGCAGGAGAGCGTCGCCCGTTTCACCAACGAGCGCGTGCTGCCGATCATCGGCGATGCCTTCGACCAGGCCCGCTTCCCCGATGAACTGGTGCCGGAGATCGCGTCACTGGGCCTGCTCGGTGCGACCCTGCCGACCGAGTACGGCGGTGGTGGCCTCGGCGCGGTCAGCTACGGCCTGATCTGCCAGGAGCTGGAGCGCGGCGATTCGGGCCTGCGCAGCTTCGTCTCGGTGCAGAGCTCGCTGTGCATGTACCCGATCTACGCCTATGGCAGCGAGGAGCAGCGCCAGCAGTGGCTGCCGGCGATGGCGCGCGGCGAACTGATCGGTTGCTTCGGCCTGACCGAGGCGCATGGGGGTTCCGATCCGGCCAGCATGAAGACCCGCGCGGTGCGCGACGGCAGCGACTGGCGCATCAGCGGCAGCAAGATGTGGATCACCAGCGGCCCGGTGGCCGACCTGGCCATCGTCTGGGCGCAGACCGAGGACGGCATCCAGGGCTTCGTGCTGGAAAAAGGCATGGCCGGCTTCACCACGCAGGAAATCAAGCACAAGATGAGCCTGCGCGCATCGCTGACCGGGGCGCTTTTCTTCGATGACGTGCGCGTGCCTGACAGCCACCGGCTGCCGAACGTGAAGGGCCTGAAGGGGCCGCTGGGCTGCCTGACCCAGGCCCGCTATGGCATCAGCTGGGGCCCGATCGGTGCGGCGATTGCCTGCCTGGATGAAGCACTGGGTTATGCCAAGGAGCGCGTGTTGTTCGGTCGCCCGCTGGCGGCCACGCAGAGCGCGCAGATCAAGCTGGCCGAGATGGCCCGCCGCATCACCACCGCGCAGCTGCTGGCCCTGCAGCTGGGCCGCCTGAAGGAAGCCGGCCAGCTGCAGCCGCAGCAGGTCAGCCTGGCCAAGTGGAACAACTGCCGCATGGCGATCGACATCGCCCGCGAATGCCGTGACCTGCTGGGTGGCGCTGGCATCACCACCGAACACGTGGCGATCCGGCACGCGCTGAACCTCGAATCGGTGATCACCTATGAAGGCACCGAGACCGTGCACCAGCTGGTGATCGGCCGCGAACTGACCGGCATCAACGCGTTCTGAGTGCACCGGTAGTGCCGGCCGCTGGCCGGCATTGCCCAGTAGCGTATTCGCAGGCGAGCGATCGGTGTACCGAACCGCGCACCGTACCGAGATGGGTTCAAGGACAGCCTGTACCGCGCGGCTGTTGGGTCCGCCTTGAAGCGAGCCGAGCACCGCAGGTCCGGCGGGGGCGAAGAGGCGCGGGTGTCTGAGCGCAGCGAGTTCCGCGCCGTCCCCCGGCGGGCCGAGGAGCGCAGGGCACCGGTGCGCAGCACCGGCTCGCGGATGGCGGCGCGTTTCTTTTGGTTACTTTTCTTTCCGCGCGGAAAGAAAAGTAACGCCCATGAACGCATGCGCCCGCCACAGCAACGACCAGGCAGAAGAGAGACGCGTGGCGTTACGCCCCGCCGGCAAACCCGTGCTGCCGCCACGCCTCGTACATCACCACGGCAACGGTGTTGGAAAGATTGAGGCTGCGGTTGTCCGGCCGCATCGGCAGGCGCAGGCGGCGGCCATCGGGCAAGGCATCGAGCACGTCCTGCGGCAGGCCGCGGCTTTCCGGGCCGAACAGGAAGGCATCACCGTCTTCGAACGCCACGCTGTCATAGCGGACGCTGGCACGCGTACTGAGGGCGAACAACCGCTTCGGTGCGATCCGCGCCAGCGCGGTGTCCAGGTCGGGGTACACCTGCAGGCGCGAATACTCGTGGTAGTCCAGGCCGGCGCGCTTGAGCTGCTTGTCTTCCAGTGCGAAGCCGAGCGGCTCGACCAGGTGCAGCTGCGCGCCGGTGTTGGCGCAGAGCCGGATCACATTGCCCGTGTTGGGCGGGATTTCCGGTTGGAACAGGATCACGTGGAACTGGGGCGCGGCATTCATCGGCGCAGTGTACCTGCGACGACCGCCGCCTTTACGGCGCACGCCCTGCGCGAGGCAGGGCGGCACCGCTTACGGGCGCAGCAGGACCTGGGCGGTTTCGGTGGCCAGGGCCTGCAGGTCTGCAGCGCTCGGACGCACCTGCAGGGCCGGCAGGTTGACGATCACCTGGTTGGCGACGCTGGTGGCGGCTGCGGCCAGGGTGGCGGCGTAGCGCTGGGCTTCCAGTTCGGCGGCCAGGGCGACGCGCTGCTCCAGGCTCGGGCGCACTTCCACCGAGGCCAGGGTGGTGATCGGCATCGCGGCGGCGACCGGGGCGGCGACGTAGCCGCTGCGCTCGGCCAGCTGGTCGGCGCTTGGGCGCACTTCCACGGTGGCCAGGGTCGGGATGCCACTGGCCTGTTCCCAGGCCTGCTGGGCCAACTGGTCGGCGGCCGGGCGAACCTGCACGGTGGACAGGGTCTTGATGGATTCGGAGGCCTGCACCGACGAAACAACCGCGGTGCCGGCGATCAGGGCGATGGCGATGGCGATGGCGATGGTCTTGGCGTTCATGACGGGGCCTGTTTAGTGTTGGTGATCAGTGGTGTGGTAGTAAGGTAGTACACCAATTCTGGGCTTGCAAGGAAAATTTTCGATTTCCTGCGTTTGTTCAGTCTTCAGTCAGCTTTTGTCTGAAGCCCTTCCAGGTGCAGGAAGTACCAAGCAATCCCCGTGCCAACTTTTAATCATTGATTTGCAAGGGTTTTGTGGTCATCGAAAAGTGTCCGGCGGGCGGACACCTGTCCATTCGATGTGCTGCGGACACTGTCCGGACGTTGCTGGCGGGTGCTTGTGACGGCTCGGACAGAGCAGATCGGCTCCGCGGATGGCGCACAGGGGCAAACACCCCCAGTGACTGGCGACCGATTCCTGCCGTTGCGCGCGCACGCTAGGATCGGGGTTCACCTATGTGACCAAGGATCCGGATATGTCTCTCGCCCTTCGCCCGCGCACTGCGCTGCTGGCCATTGCCCTCAGCACCGCCCTGGGCACGCTTGTGCCTTCCCATGCGTTGGCGGCAAAGCCGGCCGCACCGGCCAAGGTCGATATCCCGTATGAGCAGTTCACCCTGCCCAACGGCCTGCGCGTGATCGTGCACACCGATCGCAAGGCGCCGATCGTCGCGGTCAACGTCTGGTATCACGTCGGCAGCAAGGACGAACCGGCCGGCCGCACCGGCTTCGCGCACCTGTTCGAACACCTGATGTTCCAGGGCAGCGAAAACCACGACGGCGAGTTCTTCGAGCCGTTCAAGCAGGTCGGCGCCACCAACCAGAACGGCACCACCAATACCGACCGCACCAACTACTTCGAGAACGTGCCCACCACTGCGCTGGACATGGCGCTGTGGATGGAATCGGACCGCATGGGCCATCTGGTCGGTGCGATCGACCAGGCGGCGCTGGACGAGCAGCGTGGCGTGGTGCAGAACGAGAAGCGCCAGGGCGAGAACCAGCCCTACGGCCAGGCCTGGGACCAGCTCAACAAGGCGCTGTATCCAGTTGGCCACCCGTACCACCACGGCGTGATCGGTTCGATGAACGATCTGAACGCGGCGTCGCTGGATGACGTGAAGACCTGGTTCCGCACCTGGTACGGCCCGAACAACGCCGTGCTGGTGCTGGCTGGCGACATCGACCTGGCCACCGCCAAGGAAAAGGTTGGCAAGTACTTCGGCAGCATCCCGGCCGGCCCGACCATGGCGCAGCCGGCGGTGAACGTGGCCAAGCGCAGCACCGACACGCGCGAGACGATGACCGACAAGGTGCCGCAGGCGCGTATCTACCGCGCCTGGAACGTGCCGCAGGTCGGTACCACCGAGGTCGATCAGCTGCAGCTGTTCGCGCAGGTACTGGGCGGTGCCAAGTCCTCGCGGCTGAGCCAGCGCCTGCAGCACCAGGACAAGCTGGTGGACAGCATCGCGGCAGGCCTGTCGACGTCGCAGCTGGGTTCGAACTTCGTGATCATGGCGACGGTCAAGCAGGGCCAGGACCCTGCCAAGGTCGAGAAGATCATCGACGAGGAACTGGACCGGCTGATCAAGCAGGGCCCGACCGCGGCCGAGCTGGAACGCGCCAAGACCGGTGCCCGCGCCGGTTTCATCCGCGGCATCGAACGCATCGGCGGCTTCGGCGGCAAGGCCGACGCACTGGCCGAGTGCGCGGTGTTCACCGGCGACCCGGGCTGCTTCCGCACCTCGCTGGCCAACATCGAGAAGGCCAGTGCTGCTGATCTGAGCCGTCTGGGCGCGCAGTGGCTGGACAAGGGCAGCCACACCCTGGTGATTGCACCGGGTGAGCGCGTGGCGCTGAAGGAAGACCCGAGCCAGGCGCCGAAGCCGTTCAACGTGCCGGCGGTGGACCCCAAGTACAGCACGCTGCCCGAGCAGGTGGACCGCAAGGCCGGCGTACCGCAGACCCGCGAGTTCCCGCAGCTGAAGTTCCCGGCGCTGCAGCGCGCCACGCTGAAGAACGGCACCCAGGTGATCCTGGCCGAGCGCCACGAGATTCCGGTGGTGCAGTTCAGCTACCAGTTCCCGGGTGGCTTCAGCGCCGACCAGGGCCGCAAGCCGGGCACCGCCAACTTCACCATGAGCCTGATGACCGAAGGCGCCGGCAAGCTCGGCTCGCTGGCCTTCGCCGATGCCGCAGACGCACTGGGCGCCAGCTTGGATGCCTCGGCCGGCCTGGACTCCATGAGCGTGGACCTGTCGGCGCTGAAGGAAAACCTGGCACCGTCGCTGGCGCTGTATCGGGACCTGCTGCGCGAACCGCGCTTCGAGCAGGGCGAGATCGACCGGGTCAAGGCGAGCTGGATTGCCGGCATCCAGCAGGAGAAGGTCAACCCGGGTGCGGTGGCGATGCGCGTGCTGCCGCCGCTGCTGTACGGCAAGGGCCACCCGTATGCCATTCCGTTCACCGGCAGCGGTGACGAAGCAGCGATCAACGGCCTGACCCGCGAAGACCTGGTCGACTTCCACCACGACTGGCTGCGGCCGCAGAACGGCACCCTGATCGTGGTCGGTGACACCACCCTGGCCGAGATCGTGCCGCTGCTGGACAAGCAGCTGGGCGACTGGAAGGCTGCGGGCGACGCCCCGCAGGTGAAGGCCGCCACCGATGTGGCATTGCCGAAGGGCCCGCGCGTGTTCCTGATCGACCAGCCGGGTGCGGTGCAGGCCAACCTGTTCGCAGGGCAGGTGGTGGCGCCGTCCAGCGCCACCAGCTCGACCCGCTTCGATATTGCCAACGGCGTGATCGGCGGCGACTTCACCTCGCGCCTGAACATGAACCTGCGTGAGGACAAGCACTGGTCATACGGTGCGCGCAGCAGCGCGATCAACTCGGTGGGCCAGCGCCCGTGGATGGCCAGCGCGCCGGTGCAGATCGACAAGACCGGCCCGGCGCTGGCGGAAATGCGCAAGGAAATCGCCGCGTTCGCCGATGGCAGCAAGCCGGCCACCGCCGCCGAGGTCAACCGCATCCGCAACATCCAGACCCTCAGCCTGCCCGGTGCCTACGAGACCGCCAGCGCGGTCGCCTCGACCATCGGTTCGATCGTGCAGTTCAAGCGTCCGGACGACTACGTGCTGCGTCGCAAGGCCGAGATCGAGGCGATGACCCCGGCGCAGGTGCAGCAGGCCGCCGCCGAGATCAAGCCACAGGCGCTGACCTGGGTGGTGGTGGGTGATCTCAAGCAGACCGAAGCGGCCGTGCGTGCGCTGAACCTGGGCGAGGTGACGGTGATCGACGCCGAAGGCAACCCGGTCAAGAAATAAGGGATGCGCCTGCCCGCCCCCGCGGGCAGGCCTCCCCAGGTAGTGCCGGCCGCTGGCCGGCAACCTTGCCGTGGTAGTGCCGGCCGCTGGCCGGCAACCTTGCTCTGGTAGTGCCGGCCGCTGGCCGGCAACGCCGTGACCCGAAGGCGGGGTCACAGCCCCCTGCGGGGGATCCGTTCCCCCACCGGCTACCCCCGATTCAGGCGGTTCAGGCAGAATCCCTCCATACCCTTCCAGGATCTGCCCATGCGCGTTCTGCTGCTTTCCTCCCTGCTGCTCACCGTCACCGCCTGTACCTGGGTGCCGATCGAACCGGCCGGCAAGGCGACCCGCGTGCTGCCGGCAGGCGCGGTTCCCGCTGGCTGCATCGCCAAGGGCGAGGTGGTGGTGACCGTGAAGAGCAAGGTCGGCTTCTACAACCGCAACCCGCTGCGCGTGCAGGAAGAGCTGGAAACCCTGGCCCGCAACGAGGCCCCGAGCGCCGGCGCCAATGCCGTGCAGGCCGCCGCGGCCCCGGCCGATGGCAGCCAGCGCTTCGCCGCATTCCAGTGCCCGCCGCGCTGAACGCTTCACCATACGGCCAAGGCTGAATTCGTAAAGATGCGGTGAAGGCCCCGGGGGTTATAGAATAGCGCCCCCTTTTGCCTGAGCCTTGGCGCTAACCTCGATGCTCTTCAAGAATGTCTCGATCGCCGGCCTGGCACACGTCGACGCGCCGCATACGCTGACCACCAAGGAAATCAACGAACGCCTGCAGCCGACGTTGGATCGCCTGGGTATCCGCACCGACGTGCTCGGCGACATCGCCGGCATCCACGCGCGCCGCCTGTGGGACAACGGCGTGCTGGCGTCCGACGCTGCCACCATGGCAGGCCGCAAGGCACTGGAAGACGCAGGCATCAATGCGACGCAGGTTGGCCTGCTGGTCAACACCTCGGTCAGCCGCGACTACCTGGAGCCGTCCACGGCTTCCATCGTCTCGGGCAACCTCGGCGTCAGCGACGAGTGCATGACCTTCGACGTCGCCAATGCCTGCCTGGCCTTCATCAACGGCATGGATATCGCCGCGCGCATGATCGAGCGCGGCGACATCGACTACGCGCTGGTGGTGGACGGCGAGACCGCCAACCTGGTGTACGAGAAGACCCTGGAGCGCATGACCGCCCCGGACGTCACCGCTGACGATTTCCGCAACGAGCTGGCCGCCCTGACCACCGGTTCGGGTGCCGCGGCGATGGTGATGGCGCGCTCGGAGCTGGTGCCGGACGCGCCGCGCTACAAGGGCGGCGTGACGCGCTCGGCCACCGAGTGGAACCAGCTGTGCCTGGGCAACCTGGACCGCATGGTCACCGACACCCGC includes the following:
- a CDS encoding 3-oxoacyl-ACP synthase III, with the translated sequence MLFKNVSIAGLAHVDAPHTLTTKEINERLQPTLDRLGIRTDVLGDIAGIHARRLWDNGVLASDAATMAGRKALEDAGINATQVGLLVNTSVSRDYLEPSTASIVSGNLGVSDECMTFDVANACLAFINGMDIAARMIERGDIDYALVVDGETANLVYEKTLERMTAPDVTADDFRNELAALTTGSGAAAMVMARSELVPDAPRYKGGVTRSATEWNQLCLGNLDRMVTDTRLLLIEGIKLAQKTFTAAKIALGWAVEELDQFVIHQVSQPHTAAFIKNFGIDPKKVMTIFGEHGNIGPASVPIVLSKLKQLGKLKKGDRIALLGIGSGLNCSMAEVVW
- a CDS encoding M16 family metallopeptidase, with translation MSLALRPRTALLAIALSTALGTLVPSHALAAKPAAPAKVDIPYEQFTLPNGLRVIVHTDRKAPIVAVNVWYHVGSKDEPAGRTGFAHLFEHLMFQGSENHDGEFFEPFKQVGATNQNGTTNTDRTNYFENVPTTALDMALWMESDRMGHLVGAIDQAALDEQRGVVQNEKRQGENQPYGQAWDQLNKALYPVGHPYHHGVIGSMNDLNAASLDDVKTWFRTWYGPNNAVLVLAGDIDLATAKEKVGKYFGSIPAGPTMAQPAVNVAKRSTDTRETMTDKVPQARIYRAWNVPQVGTTEVDQLQLFAQVLGGAKSSRLSQRLQHQDKLVDSIAAGLSTSQLGSNFVIMATVKQGQDPAKVEKIIDEELDRLIKQGPTAAELERAKTGARAGFIRGIERIGGFGGKADALAECAVFTGDPGCFRTSLANIEKASAADLSRLGAQWLDKGSHTLVIAPGERVALKEDPSQAPKPFNVPAVDPKYSTLPEQVDRKAGVPQTREFPQLKFPALQRATLKNGTQVILAERHEIPVVQFSYQFPGGFSADQGRKPGTANFTMSLMTEGAGKLGSLAFADAADALGASLDASAGLDSMSVDLSALKENLAPSLALYRDLLREPRFEQGEIDRVKASWIAGIQQEKVNPGAVAMRVLPPLLYGKGHPYAIPFTGSGDEAAINGLTREDLVDFHHDWLRPQNGTLIVVGDTTLAEIVPLLDKQLGDWKAAGDAPQVKAATDVALPKGPRVFLIDQPGAVQANLFAGQVVAPSSATSSTRFDIANGVIGGDFTSRLNMNLREDKHWSYGARSSAINSVGQRPWMASAPVQIDKTGPALAEMRKEIAAFADGSKPATAAEVNRIRNIQTLSLPGAYETASAVASTIGSIVQFKRPDDYVLRRKAEIEAMTPAQVQQAAAEIKPQALTWVVVGDLKQTEAAVRALNLGEVTVIDAEGNPVKK
- a CDS encoding DUF4156 domain-containing protein, with product MRVLLLSSLLLTVTACTWVPIEPAGKATRVLPAGAVPAGCIAKGEVVVTVKSKVGFYNRNPLRVQEELETLARNEAPSAGANAVQAAAAPADGSQRFAAFQCPPR